One region of Desulfovibrio sp. JC010 genomic DNA includes:
- a CDS encoding BPL-N domain-containing protein: MSSIYILWDDSHIWGLLVKRALEAWNIDHELVRGHQIAQGLLSGKPPAALIVPGGWAKGKAMRLGGPGILEVQKYVGEGGNYLGFCGGAGLGLSDAGGLGLSCWQRKGFENRLHHFLSGHINVQLDQSNPLVPDCLGESALIPVWWPGQFSPNERDSTTALGRYREPGNDFWVADLCINSLPEGTLNDWRNMYGISLLPEFLHDRPAVISGQTGKGNFILSYPHLETPASPQANIWLSHILDCMQGQETQERPTLPAWELADTPIEWEDPDLVSVRKSLEKIIATGQGHFLLFWRNPWLLGWRRGIPGAALNSLYALICKVTTHNPNDASIELWNSCKDEFMKYMDVFEEGVTGYLLAERFAMTMRTLEPDTIFPKALQEQRNGLFGPPPGAGGIYAKLLSMLEELVWVMHKAK; the protein is encoded by the coding sequence ATGTCAAGTATCTATATATTATGGGACGACTCCCACATCTGGGGACTGCTGGTAAAAAGAGCCCTTGAAGCATGGAACATCGACCACGAACTGGTGCGTGGGCATCAAATAGCGCAAGGACTGCTTTCAGGCAAGCCTCCGGCGGCACTTATCGTTCCCGGCGGCTGGGCCAAAGGCAAGGCCATGCGCCTCGGCGGACCGGGAATCCTCGAAGTCCAGAAATATGTAGGCGAGGGCGGTAACTACCTCGGTTTTTGCGGCGGAGCCGGACTGGGATTGTCCGATGCCGGAGGATTGGGCTTAAGCTGCTGGCAGCGCAAGGGTTTTGAAAACAGGCTGCATCATTTTTTAAGCGGACACATCAACGTTCAGTTGGACCAGTCCAATCCGCTGGTACCGGACTGTCTTGGTGAAAGCGCACTTATTCCGGTCTGGTGGCCGGGACAATTTTCTCCCAATGAGCGAGACTCTACAACTGCACTGGGCCGTTACCGCGAACCGGGCAACGACTTCTGGGTGGCCGACCTGTGCATCAATTCACTTCCCGAAGGCACCCTTAATGACTGGCGGAACATGTACGGAATATCCCTTCTGCCGGAATTTCTGCATGACCGTCCGGCTGTGATTTCCGGACAGACCGGGAAAGGAAATTTCATCCTCAGCTACCCACACCTTGAAACTCCCGCATCTCCGCAGGCCAATATCTGGCTTTCACATATTCTCGACTGCATGCAGGGACAGGAAACGCAGGAACGGCCAACTCTTCCGGCATGGGAACTGGCCGACACCCCCATTGAATGGGAAGACCCGGACCTTGTCTCAGTACGCAAATCCCTTGAAAAGATCATCGCCACCGGACAGGGACATTTTCTGCTCTTCTGGCGCAACCCGTGGCTGCTTGGCTGGAGGCGCGGTATTCCCGGCGCGGCATTAAACAGCCTCTATGCACTTATTTGCAAAGTAACCACCCACAATCCCAATGATGCTTCCATTGAATTATGGAACAGCTGCAAAGATGAATTTATGAAATACATGGACGTCTTTGAAGAAGGGGTTACCGGATATCTTCTCGCAGAACGTTTCGCCATGACCATGCGCACCCTTGAGCCTGATACTATATTCCCCAAGGCATTGCAGGAGCAACGCAACGGACTTTTCGGTCCTCCTCCCGGAGCAGGTGGAATTTACGCAAAACTCCTCTCCATGCTCGAAGAACTGGTCTGGGTAATGCATAAAGCAAAATAA
- a CDS encoding valine--tRNA ligase, with protein MAESNLPKGYEPWDVEKKWLDHWEENKTFTPDPEADGDPYSIVIPPPNVTGVLHMGHALNITLQDILCRYQRQQGKNVLWVPGTDHAGIATQNVVERQLKTEGKTRDDLGREKFIERVWEWKEEKGGHILKQIRRMGASVDWDRECFTFDEDRAKAVRKVFVQLYEEGLIYKGNYIINWCNRCHTALADDEVEHSPKPGHFYNLKYKLSDGSGELTIATTRPETMLGDTAICVNPEDDRYKHLIGKTAILPIVGRELPIIGDSYVDMEFGTGALKVTPAHDMNDWELGRKHNLEVISVFDEDGNINENGPEKYQGMYKDDLRKVIVEDLKAEGYLISIDDHEHSVGECYRCKSTIEPHVSEQWFVAMKPLAEKARAAVPSETKIFPNNWEKVYYEWLDNIRDWCISRQIWWGHRIPAWTCEECGELIVSNEDPSKCTKCGSSKLTQEEDVLDTWFSSALWPFSTLGWPEETPELAKYYPTSVLITGFDILFFWVARMMMMGIHFQDQIPFHHVYIHALVRDEHGKKMSKSTGNVIDPLEMSDKYGTDALRFTLTSFAAMGRDIKLSEQRIDGYRNFVNKIWNSARFALMNLDGKKPEASLEDASGLANEWILHRLEEVKDTMREAVEAYRFNEVAQTMYRFIWNEFCDWYLEMIKPDLYSDDASRKDATLKVLWTVLSETMVLLHPTMPFVTQEIWSVLPGIENNDIATVAYPEKRDNCRNEKAIADMELFQGLVSAVRNIRTELIIAPSKKLELIVRTANEQSAALINDNIDLFKALARLDSVTAGPDAEGPSASGTAVVQGNELFVPLAGAVDFESELARLDKEFAKLDKDLVIIEKKLSNKGFVSNAPAAVVEKEKARLEEINDKKAKLTELKDRLVSVME; from the coding sequence ATGGCGGAATCAAATCTCCCCAAAGGTTATGAACCTTGGGATGTAGAAAAAAAGTGGCTTGACCACTGGGAAGAAAACAAGACCTTCACCCCCGATCCCGAAGCAGACGGCGATCCTTACTCCATCGTGATTCCGCCGCCCAACGTCACCGGTGTGCTGCATATGGGCCATGCCCTGAACATCACCCTGCAGGATATCCTCTGTCGCTACCAGCGTCAGCAGGGCAAGAACGTTCTTTGGGTTCCGGGCACCGACCATGCAGGCATCGCCACCCAGAACGTTGTTGAGCGTCAGCTCAAGACCGAAGGTAAGACCCGTGACGACCTCGGCCGTGAGAAATTCATCGAGCGCGTCTGGGAATGGAAGGAAGAGAAGGGCGGCCATATCCTCAAGCAGATCCGCCGCATGGGCGCATCCGTAGACTGGGACCGCGAGTGCTTCACCTTTGATGAAGATCGCGCCAAGGCTGTACGCAAGGTTTTCGTTCAGCTTTACGAAGAAGGTCTCATCTACAAAGGCAACTACATCATCAACTGGTGTAACCGCTGCCACACCGCCCTTGCTGATGACGAAGTGGAACACTCCCCCAAACCGGGCCATTTCTACAATCTCAAGTATAAGCTTTCCGACGGTTCCGGCGAACTGACCATCGCCACCACCCGTCCCGAAACCATGCTCGGCGATACCGCCATCTGCGTTAACCCCGAAGATGACCGCTACAAGCATCTCATCGGCAAGACCGCGATCCTGCCCATCGTAGGACGCGAACTGCCCATCATCGGTGATTCCTACGTAGACATGGAATTCGGTACCGGTGCGCTGAAGGTTACTCCCGCTCACGACATGAATGACTGGGAACTGGGCCGCAAGCATAACCTTGAAGTTATTTCCGTGTTCGACGAAGACGGCAACATCAATGAAAACGGTCCTGAGAAATATCAGGGCATGTACAAGGACGATTTGCGCAAGGTTATCGTTGAGGACCTCAAAGCTGAAGGCTACCTCATCTCCATCGATGATCACGAGCATTCCGTGGGTGAATGTTATCGCTGTAAATCCACCATCGAGCCGCATGTTTCCGAACAGTGGTTTGTGGCTATGAAGCCGCTGGCTGAAAAAGCCCGCGCCGCTGTTCCTTCCGAAACCAAAATTTTCCCTAACAACTGGGAAAAGGTCTACTACGAGTGGCTGGACAACATCCGCGACTGGTGCATCTCCCGTCAGATCTGGTGGGGACACCGTATCCCGGCTTGGACCTGTGAAGAGTGCGGCGAACTCATTGTTTCCAATGAAGATCCCAGCAAGTGTACCAAGTGCGGTTCTTCCAAGCTTACTCAGGAAGAAGACGTACTTGATACCTGGTTTTCTTCCGCTCTCTGGCCTTTCTCCACTCTGGGCTGGCCTGAAGAGACTCCGGAACTTGCCAAGTACTACCCCACATCCGTGCTGATCACCGGATTCGACATTCTTTTCTTCTGGGTCGCACGCATGATGATGATGGGTATCCACTTTCAGGACCAGATTCCTTTCCACCACGTTTACATTCACGCCCTTGTGCGTGACGAACACGGCAAGAAGATGTCCAAGTCCACCGGTAACGTCATCGATCCGTTGGAAATGTCCGACAAGTACGGTACTGACGCCCTGCGTTTTACCCTTACTTCCTTTGCCGCCATGGGCCGCGATATCAAGCTTTCCGAGCAGCGCATTGACGGTTATCGCAACTTCGTGAACAAAATCTGGAACTCCGCACGTTTCGCGCTCATGAACCTCGACGGCAAGAAGCCTGAAGCGTCCCTCGAAGATGCATCCGGCCTCGCCAACGAGTGGATTCTGCACCGTCTCGAAGAAGTCAAGGACACCATGCGCGAAGCAGTGGAAGCCTACCGCTTCAACGAAGTGGCCCAGACCATGTACAGGTTCATCTGGAACGAGTTCTGTGACTGGTATCTCGAAATGATCAAGCCGGATCTTTACAGCGACGATGCAAGCCGCAAAGACGCAACCCTGAAGGTGCTCTGGACCGTTCTTTCCGAGACCATGGTCCTGCTGCACCCGACCATGCCTTTCGTCACTCAGGAAATCTGGTCTGTACTGCCCGGAATTGAGAACAACGACATCGCCACCGTTGCTTACCCTGAAAAGCGCGACAACTGCCGCAATGAAAAAGCCATCGCAGATATGGAACTTTTTCAGGGTCTTGTTTCCGCCGTACGTAACATCCGTACCGAGCTGATCATTGCTCCTTCCAAGAAGCTGGAGCTCATCGTGCGCACTGCCAATGAGCAGTCCGCCGCGCTGATCAACGACAACATCGATCTGTTTAAAGCTCTGGCCCGTCTGGACAGCGTAACCGCAGGTCCCGACGCAGAAGGTCCCAGCGCATCCGGTACCGCAGTTGTGCAGGGTAACGAACTCTTCGTACCTCTCGCAGGCGCAGTGGACTTCGAGTCCGAACTTGCCCGTCTGGACAAGGAATTCGCCAAGCTGGACAAAGATCTCGTAATAATCGAAAAGAAACTTTCCAACAAAGGCTTTGTCAGCAACGCTCCCGCAGCTGTTGTGGAAAAAGAAAAAGCCCGCTTGGAAGAGATTAACGATAAGAAAGCAAAGCTTACCGAGCTGAAAGATCGTCTCGTAAGCGTAATGGAATAG